DNA sequence from the Gouania willdenowi chromosome 21, fGouWil2.1, whole genome shotgun sequence genome:
TTTAAGGAAGTGTAGAATATTTTGTAAGTATGCCAAGGTCAGCAGATCACAATGGTTAATAACTACATTTACACAAATACAACAGCAGCTGATATGATCTCCTAGTGCTGTCGCTCATTGCCATTTAAAGTGTCACACACTGTGGTTTGTGATGGATGTAGTGTTATTAGGTTGAATtgattacataaaaaaatggtagttacaattttttatttcatatttcattcacaaaatgtacaatgtaTAACATGATGGTGACAGAAGCTGTTGAATCATCAGCTACCAAAAATGACTAAGAAGTTTAAGCAAGGGTGGATTTCAGAACGACTGTGGATCCCGGACGTATCTCTGGACTCAGACTTCAGCCGTAGTTCCAGTGTCGTAGCAGGACGAACGTGTCTATCACgaggacacgcccactctccgaatttgtttccttttctttgcctaaaacaaaacacataaaactttaAGTTAGCTGATGAaacagcaatttgcattatctgtggatttatattacatgtgTGTCGCAAAATAATATATGTGTtgtagagcgtgtgcatttcagaatttataagtgtgcataaaatacatatttgcaAAATcaagcatgtgcatttgtgaaaaaccctgcgTGAGTTAATTCATTGTGATATTGTCCTGATTCCATAGATTTCAGCCGTAGTTCCAGTGTCGTAGCAGGACGAACGTCTCTAACACgtggacacgcccactctccGAATTAGTCTCCTTTTCTTTGCCTAAAACCAAACACATAAAAGTTTAAGTTAGCTGATGAAACACTTTCACAGTCACTGTTCCATCACCTTTAAGGTTGCTGTGGCAACATGTCTGCAGGGTAGACTTACATAGTTCTTCTTGTTGGTCCAGCCGGGGTTCTGCTCGTGGTGGAGCAAAGCACAACGTTTGGCCTCAGTATTATACTGATCTTTGTCCTCCGCTGGCAATGACTTCCACTGTTGATGGAAAACAAGAAAAGTgtcactaacacacactgaaGACTAGAGTTTAAAGATCACAGATCATTCATGGAGGAAAAACAAACTCACCCGTTCACCGAGGAATTTGTTGACGACAGCGCTCGTCCTCACGCCCAGATCTTCCTCCGCAGACTTCCTGTGCTCTTTGAGAAACAGCATGAAGGCATTGGGGGGCTTTTTTATGTACAGCCCCTCTTCCACCTTCTCTGCCTTACGCTTGTTCACCTTTCTGaaggaacaaaacacaaatacacagtataAGAGCACATGTTAACAGTGAGCAGAGCATGATCCAGAGTCAGTCACAAGAAAGACATGTATGATGAAAACAACTgcaggaaactcactttaagacTGGAGCCTTCACTGGGGGGGCTGGGACTGCTGGGACTGCTGGGGGTTCTGGTTGCACGATTGAAACAAAGTCATTCTCATTCCTACAaagattaaaacacaaacacactggatCAGAAATCATGTCACATGTGAAGTAACGTCTGCGTTTGAACAAGtctgtttgtttgctttacttACTGTCCTCCAAAAGTGGGAAGTGGATCCATCCCTGCAGTGAACACTGGAAGTCCATTATACtggagacacaaaaacatgtgaatgtTAGAGTTCCCATCATAGTATCAATACAAAGATCTACAGAAATACATTAAGAACTGTGTTAAACAGAGATCTTACTGTCATAGCAGACACAGCCGATGGGATGAAGGTTTGGAGCTCAATATGTTGTTGGGCCTGCATGTGCACATCAGTAGGAATGGGGTTGATGGTTGTGGGGCAAGGATTTTGTGGGTGGCAGTACTCTGCGATAGACAAGACATCAACGGTTGTCAGGTCTTCATAGTTTGGAGCCCCGTCCTGGTCGTCAGCGAACGTTGTTTGGTCCTGAAGCAGTTGGGCAATGTACTGGCCATTTATTTGTTGGGCCCCGTACCCGTCATCATAGTCCTCAggccagtaaaaaaaagtatcttcctaaagagcaaaATGACATCCATATTTAAAGAACCATCAATAACACATCAACATTATTAAGTAGAGAATTCTACAGAAGAACAGGAAGGGCGTGTCCAGGTTCTTACCGGCTGAACGTGCTGTTCTGAGGCCCACATCTTACTGATCAATAGGC
Encoded proteins:
- the LOC114455548 gene encoding transcription factor 7-like — its product is MWASEQHVQPEDTFFYWPEDYDDGYGAQQINGQYIAQLLQDQTTFADDQDGAPNYEDLTTVDVLSIAEYCHPQNPCPTTINPIPTDVHMQAQQHIELQTFIPSAVSAMTYNGLPVFTAGMDPLPTFGGQNENDFVSIVQPEPPAVPAVPAPPVKAPVLKKVNKRKAEKVEEGLYIKKPPNAFMLFLKEHRKSAEEDLGVRTSAVVNKFLGERWKSLPAEDKDQYNTEAKRCALLHHEQNPGWTNKKNYAKKRRLIRRVGVSTC